In one Caloranaerobacter sp. TR13 genomic region, the following are encoded:
- a CDS encoding valine--tRNA ligase has protein sequence MERNLAKKYNPKDFEERIYNYWNENNYFRAEINEEKEPFTIMMPPPNVTGSLHMGHALNGTLQDILIRWKRMEGYEALWLPGTDHASISTEAKVVAKIRSEGKTKEQIGREKFLEEAWDWTEKYGGNIRKQLRKLGVSCDWSRERFTLDEGLSKAVEEVFIRLYEKGLIYRGNRIINWCPSCKTAISDAEVEHEEKQGKLWHIKYPVKDSDEYIVIATTRPETMLGDVAVAVNPQDERYEHLIGKKLILPLVNREIPIIADEYVEMEFGTGAVKITPAHDPNDFEVGLRHNLEQIKVMNDDASINELGGKYQGMDRYEARKAIVKDLEDGGYLVKIEDHNHNVGHCERCNTVVEPIISKQWFVKMEPLAKPALEAYREGRFRFIPERFGKIYVHWLENIRDWCISRQLWWGHRLPVYYCQDCGEVIVSRQEPDSCPKCESTNIKQDPDTLDTWFSSALWPFSTLGWPEDTPELKYFYPTDVLVTGYDIIFFWVVRMVFSGLEHMGDIPFKNVLINGLVRDSLGRKMSKSLGNGIDPLEIIDKYGADALRFTLITGNTPGNDMRFHMERVEASRNFANKLWNASRFVLMNLGEELIEHDLAFNSLKEEDKWIISRVNKIAKEITENLTKFELGIAAQKIYDFIWSEYCDWYIEMVKPRLYGDDAASKNTARYVLLYVLKDLLKLLHPFMPFITEEIWQHLPNTESSLIMAKWPVYKEEYNFEESERRIGFIMEAVKNIRNIRAEMNVAPSKKAKVIFVTNNNDIKDILSEGEIYFTTLAGASSIEIRDNKDGIGEDAMSAAMEDCEIYLPLEELVDIAKEIERLEKEKERLEGELKRVRSKLSNEGFISKAPKHIVDKEREKEAKYQNMMEKVLERLESLKRK, from the coding sequence AAAAAGAACCATTTACTATTATGATGCCACCACCTAATGTTACTGGTAGTTTACACATGGGGCATGCTTTAAACGGTACTTTACAAGATATTTTAATAAGATGGAAACGAATGGAAGGTTATGAAGCTTTATGGCTACCAGGTACTGATCACGCAAGTATTTCAACAGAGGCTAAAGTTGTAGCTAAAATACGCTCTGAAGGTAAGACAAAAGAGCAAATAGGTAGAGAAAAGTTTTTAGAGGAAGCTTGGGATTGGACAGAAAAGTATGGTGGTAATATAAGAAAACAATTAAGAAAACTTGGAGTTTCTTGTGACTGGTCAAGAGAAAGATTTACTTTAGATGAGGGGTTAAGCAAAGCTGTTGAAGAAGTTTTTATAAGATTGTACGAAAAAGGTTTAATTTATAGAGGAAATAGAATTATAAATTGGTGTCCAAGTTGTAAGACAGCTATTTCAGATGCCGAAGTAGAACATGAAGAAAAACAAGGCAAATTATGGCATATTAAGTATCCTGTTAAAGATAGTGATGAGTATATTGTTATTGCTACTACTAGACCTGAAACTATGCTTGGCGACGTAGCAGTTGCTGTAAATCCACAAGATGAAAGATATGAGCATTTAATTGGAAAGAAATTGATATTACCTCTAGTTAATAGAGAAATACCTATTATAGCAGATGAATATGTAGAAATGGAGTTTGGTACTGGAGCTGTTAAAATAACTCCAGCACATGACCCAAATGATTTTGAGGTGGGATTAAGACACAATTTAGAGCAAATAAAAGTGATGAATGATGATGCAAGCATTAATGAATTAGGCGGTAAATATCAAGGAATGGATAGATATGAAGCGAGAAAAGCAATAGTTAAGGATTTAGAAGATGGAGGTTATCTTGTAAAAATTGAAGACCATAATCATAATGTGGGTCATTGTGAAAGATGTAATACTGTTGTTGAACCTATCATATCAAAACAGTGGTTTGTAAAAATGGAACCTTTAGCTAAGCCAGCATTAGAAGCATATAGAGAAGGAAGATTTAGATTTATACCAGAAAGATTTGGTAAAATATATGTTCACTGGCTAGAAAATATTAGGGATTGGTGTATTTCAAGACAGCTTTGGTGGGGGCATAGATTACCTGTATATTACTGCCAAGACTGCGGAGAAGTTATAGTTTCAAGACAAGAACCTGACAGCTGTCCTAAATGTGAAAGTACAAATATTAAGCAAGACCCAGATACTTTAGATACATGGTTCTCATCTGCTTTATGGCCATTTTCAACTTTAGGATGGCCTGAAGATACGCCAGAACTTAAATATTTTTATCCAACAGATGTGTTAGTAACAGGTTATGATATTATTTTCTTCTGGGTAGTTAGAATGGTATTTTCAGGATTAGAACATATGGGAGATATTCCGTTTAAAAATGTTTTAATTAACGGTTTGGTTAGAGATTCATTAGGAAGAAAGATGAGTAAATCATTAGGCAATGGTATTGATCCACTTGAAATAATAGATAAGTACGGTGCTGATGCTCTAAGATTTACATTGATTACTGGAAACACACCAGGAAACGATATGAGATTCCACATGGAAAGAGTTGAAGCTAGTAGAAATTTTGCAAATAAGTTATGGAATGCATCTAGATTTGTTCTAATGAATCTAGGTGAAGAGTTAATAGAGCATGATTTAGCATTTAATTCACTAAAAGAAGAAGATAAATGGATAATATCTAGAGTTAATAAGATAGCAAAAGAAATTACAGAGAACTTAACGAAATTTGAATTGGGTATTGCAGCTCAAAAGATATATGATTTTATCTGGAGTGAATATTGCGATTGGTATATTGAAATGGTGAAACCTCGTTTATATGGTGATGATGCAGCAAGCAAGAATACTGCAAGATATGTGCTATTGTATGTATTAAAAGACCTTCTAAAATTATTGCATCCATTTATGCCATTTATTACAGAGGAAATTTGGCAGCACTTACCAAATACAGAAAGCAGTTTAATAATGGCAAAATGGCCTGTATATAAAGAAGAATATAATTTTGAAGAATCTGAGAGAAGAATTGGTTTTATAATGGAGGCTGTGAAGAATATCAGAAATATAAGGGCAGAAATGAATGTAGCTCCTTCTAAAAAGGCTAAAGTAATATTTGTAACTAACAATAATGATATTAAGGACATATTAAGTGAAGGAGAGATTTATTTTACTACTCTTGCAGGTGCTTCAAGTATAGAAATCAGAGATAATAAAGATGGTATAGGTGAAGATGCAATGTCAGCTGCAATGGAAGATTGCGAAATATATTTACCTTTAGAAGAACTAGTTGATATTGCCAAAGAAATAGAAAGATTAGAAAAAGAAAAAGAGCGATTAGAAGGGGAATTAAAAAGAGTTAGAAGTAAGCTATCTAATGAAGGCTTTATAAGCAAGGCGCCTAAGCATATAGTTGATAAAGAAAGAGAGAAAGAAGCTAAGTATCAAAATATGATGGAAAAAGTGCTTGAAAGATTGGAAAGTTTAAAGAGAAAATAG
- a CDS encoding folylpolyglutamate synthase/dihydrofolate synthase family protein, with product MNYKEALEYIHGTRKFGSKLGLENIRILLDLLGNPHKGLKIIHVAGTNGKGSTSSYISTILTEAGYKVGLFTSPYLERFTERIRVNGKEIEDERLAQVTSKVKDKVAEMIKKGYNHPTEFEIVTAIAFVYYKEEKVDFVVLEVGLGGRYDSTNIIENPLVSVLTPISLDHKDILGDTIEKIAWEKAGIIKENGLVISHPQVDEAQKVIEDVVKDKNSKLIIAPVKDIEVIECTELGSKFNFKFNEKTLENLKISLIGEHQINNACIALTVILTLIENNYVGINEDCIRRGLLKTKWKGRLEILRRNPTFVIDGAHNLAGASSLKKSIKELFKYNKLILGIGILGDKEVNSILNELVPLADEIIITEANNPRKLEAEKLANIIENFNKEYLIEKDIKEAVNKALDKAKEDDLILFSGSLYLIGDVRKIIMND from the coding sequence ATGAACTATAAAGAGGCATTAGAATATATCCATGGTACAAGAAAATTTGGAAGTAAATTAGGACTTGAAAATATAAGAATTTTACTAGATTTATTGGGCAATCCCCATAAAGGTTTAAAAATAATACATGTAGCTGGGACCAATGGTAAAGGTTCAACTTCATCTTATATTTCGACTATATTGACTGAGGCTGGTTATAAAGTAGGATTATTCACTTCACCATATTTAGAGAGATTTACAGAAAGAATTAGAGTAAATGGTAAAGAAATTGAAGACGAAAGGCTAGCTCAAGTTACTTCAAAAGTTAAAGATAAAGTTGCGGAGATGATTAAAAAAGGTTATAATCATCCTACTGAATTTGAAATAGTAACAGCGATAGCTTTTGTTTATTATAAAGAAGAAAAAGTTGATTTTGTAGTACTTGAAGTTGGATTAGGTGGAAGATATGATTCTACCAATATTATTGAAAATCCACTGGTTTCGGTTTTAACTCCAATTTCGTTAGATCATAAGGATATACTTGGAGATACTATAGAAAAAATTGCCTGGGAAAAGGCAGGAATAATAAAAGAAAATGGACTTGTTATAAGCCATCCTCAAGTAGATGAAGCACAAAAAGTTATTGAGGATGTTGTTAAGGATAAGAATAGTAAGCTTATAATAGCACCTGTTAAAGATATAGAAGTAATTGAGTGTACGGAACTAGGCAGTAAATTTAATTTTAAATTTAATGAAAAGACTCTTGAAAATCTTAAGATTAGCCTTATAGGAGAGCATCAGATAAATAATGCTTGCATTGCTTTAACAGTTATACTTACTTTAATAGAAAATAATTATGTAGGCATTAATGAAGATTGTATTAGAAGAGGTTTACTAAAAACTAAGTGGAAAGGCAGATTAGAAATATTAAGACGTAATCCAACATTTGTCATAGATGGTGCACATAATTTAGCCGGAGCAAGTTCTTTAAAAAAATCTATAAAGGAACTTTTTAAATATAATAAATTAATTTTAGGTATTGGAATACTTGGCGATAAAGAAGTTAATAGTATATTGAATGAATTAGTTCCTCTAGCAGATGAAATTATTATTACAGAGGCAAATAATCCAAGAAAGCTTGAAGCTGAAAAATTAGCAAATATTATTGAGAATTTTAATAAGGAATATCTAATTGAAAAGGACATAAAGGAAGCTGTAAATAAAGCTTTGGATAAGGCAAAAGAGGATGACTTAATATTATTTTCAGGCTCTTTATATTTAATTGGTGATGTTAGAAAAATTATTATGAATGATTAG
- a CDS encoding DUF4364 family protein, with amino-acid sequence MFVENTKELAQHKLLLLYILDIVEFPMTNSEITQFVLENDYMVNYFMVQQFLSELVSSKFIEITTKDGSEYYHITEQGKNTLNYFIDRIPEKIKLEIDNNYKKKKEEMIKKTQIIGNYYKKNDSEYIVNLKVIEKDITLFNMSLNVVSNKQAKLICNNWKENPQEIYKKILDLLIVENK; translated from the coding sequence ATGTTTGTTGAAAATACTAAAGAATTAGCACAACACAAACTCTTGCTTCTATACATATTAGATATTGTAGAATTCCCGATGACTAATTCTGAAATTACACAATTCGTTCTCGAAAATGATTATATGGTTAATTATTTTATGGTACAACAATTTTTAAGCGAGCTAGTATCCTCAAAGTTTATTGAAATAACTACAAAAGATGGCAGTGAGTACTACCATATCACCGAGCAAGGTAAAAATACTCTTAATTACTTCATAGATAGAATACCAGAAAAAATAAAACTTGAAATTGATAATAATTATAAAAAGAAAAAAGAAGAAATGATTAAGAAAACTCAAATTATTGGTAACTACTATAAAAAGAATGATTCAGAGTATATTGTTAATCTAAAAGTCATAGAAAAAGACATTACTCTATTCAATATGTCTCTGAATGTAGTTTCAAATAAGCAAGCAAAGCTCATTTGTAATAATTGGAAAGAAAATCCTCAAGAAATATATAAAAAAATATTAGATTTATTAATAGTGGAAAATAAATAG
- a CDS encoding polysaccharide deacetylase family protein yields the protein MKKVINITVVVVIVFLLLTGCNKIEEVNNEIPVVNKVYNKAEETNNIIDKKDSKDDNNSEDPFEKIDLSKKPNEAGQIMILMYHNIGNEESEWVRTVENFKKDLKVLYEKGYRPISLKDFVNNNIDVEAGYTPIVITFDDGNKNNFNIIVKDGKKIIDPNCAVSIYEEFHKQHPDFPLKATFFIFGKNPFRQKEFVEYKLKYLIEKGLDIGNHTIAHNNLTKLDSSSIQKVIGENIEFLSSILKDYEVNMLALPYGSRPKNKENEIYLRKGEYNGINYNNIAILNVGWKPSYSPIDKRFNPYSIPRVRASEINVDNVGLYDWLEYFDKYPQKRFISDGNPDVVTVPKKFEDIVDKNKLNGKLLYIYEEKE from the coding sequence TTGAAAAAAGTAATAAATATAACAGTAGTGGTGGTAATTGTATTTTTACTTTTGACTGGATGTAATAAAATAGAAGAGGTAAACAATGAAATACCAGTTGTTAATAAGGTTTATAACAAAGCGGAAGAAACCAATAATATTATTGATAAAAAAGATAGTAAAGATGATAATAATTCAGAGGACCCTTTTGAAAAAATAGATTTATCAAAAAAACCAAATGAAGCAGGCCAAATAATGATATTAATGTATCATAACATTGGAAATGAAGAAAGTGAATGGGTTAGGACAGTTGAAAACTTTAAAAAGGATTTAAAGGTATTATATGAAAAAGGATATAGACCTATAAGTCTTAAAGATTTTGTGAATAATAATATAGATGTTGAGGCTGGATATACACCAATAGTTATTACTTTTGATGATGGCAATAAAAATAATTTTAATATAATTGTAAAAGATGGTAAGAAAATAATTGATCCTAATTGTGCGGTAAGTATTTACGAAGAGTTTCATAAACAGCATCCTGATTTTCCTTTAAAGGCAACATTTTTTATATTTGGGAAAAATCCTTTTAGGCAAAAAGAGTTTGTAGAGTATAAGCTTAAGTATTTAATTGAAAAGGGACTAGATATAGGTAATCATACAATTGCACATAATAATTTAACTAAATTAGATTCTAGTAGTATACAAAAGGTAATTGGTGAAAATATTGAGTTTTTAAGCAGCATTTTAAAAGATTATGAAGTAAATATGTTAGCACTTCCATACGGAAGTAGACCTAAAAACAAAGAAAATGAAATTTATTTAAGAAAAGGTGAGTATAATGGGATTAATTATAATAATATAGCTATACTGAATGTAGGCTGGAAGCCTTCTTATTCTCCAATAGACAAGAGATTTAATCCTTATTCAATACCAAGAGTTAGGGCAAGTGAGATTAATGTTGATAATGTCGGTCTCTATGACTGGCTAGAATACTTTGACAAGTACCCTCAAAAAAGATTTATTAGTGAT
- a CDS encoding alpha/beta-type small acid-soluble spore protein, with protein MARGNRVVVPEAKQALEQMKIEIANELGLSNYNSIDKGNLTSRQNGYVGGYMVKRLIEQAERQMSGR; from the coding sequence TTGGCTAGAGGAAATAGAGTTGTTGTTCCAGAAGCTAAGCAAGCCCTTGAGCAGATGAAAATAGAAATAGCTAATGAATTAGGTTTATCTAATTATAATAGTATAGATAAAGGAAATTTAACTTCTAGACAAAATGGTTATGTTGGTGGATATATGGTTAAAAGGTTAATTGAGCAAGCTGAAAGACAGATGTCTGGAAGATAA
- a CDS encoding YncE family protein, whose amino-acid sequence MKRKKLVVANAENDTLTLVDLENKYEVENIFLNNISTSKKRVNISSINRPYIGPHHIIRGSNDSIIYTANSYDNSVFKIDINSKTVIDAVYVGSCPKHLELLNGCIFVTNTDSNSVSVIDEKDFILLENIPVGEKPHDIKINNSKNRIYVANSSGYSLSVIYLDSNKIDKIRLRFNPFHILTNKDRIYILCPQSNGMHQSAIQILDINDNILLAELEVEGVVLDMVVIENTDILYTTNALDGFLYKINIEKKNILEKYYLGGMPNCMLYNGDDLIFISDALKNCVTVFNYKKGKIIKNISVGLEPNGLILI is encoded by the coding sequence ATGAAGAGGAAAAAACTTGTAGTAGCTAATGCTGAGAATGATACATTGACCTTGGTAGATTTAGAAAATAAATATGAAGTTGAAAATATATTTCTCAATAATATTAGTACAAGTAAAAAACGAGTTAATATTTCAAGTATAAACAGACCATATATAGGACCTCATCATATTATTAGAGGGAGTAATGACTCAATAATATATACAGCTAATTCATATGATAACAGTGTTTTTAAGATAGATATAAACAGTAAAACAGTTATAGATGCTGTTTATGTAGGAAGTTGTCCAAAACATTTAGAGTTGTTAAATGGATGTATTTTTGTTACAAATACAGATTCAAATTCAGTTTCAGTAATAGATGAGAAAGACTTTATATTATTAGAAAATATACCTGTAGGAGAGAAACCTCATGATATTAAAATAAACAACAGCAAAAATCGAATTTATGTAGCTAATAGCAGTGGTTATAGTTTGAGTGTAATCTACTTAGATAGTAATAAAATAGATAAAATTAGACTTAGGTTTAATCCTTTTCATATTTTAACAAATAAAGATAGAATATATATATTATGTCCACAATCAAATGGGATGCATCAAAGTGCAATACAAATATTAGACATAAATGATAATATATTACTTGCAGAATTAGAAGTAGAAGGTGTAGTTTTAGATATGGTTGTCATAGAGAATACTGACATATTATATACAACTAATGCTCTTGACGGTTTTCTTTACAAAATCAATATTGAGAAGAAGAATATACTTGAAAAGTATTATTTAGGAGGAATGCCTAACTGTATGCTCTACAATGGTGATGATTTAATATTTATATCAGATGCTCTAAAAAATTGTGTTACTGTATTTAACTATAAAAAGGGAAAAATAATAAAAAATATATCAGTTGGGTTAGAGCCTAATGGATTAATCTTAATATGA
- a CDS encoding epoxyqueuosine reductase produces MNLNFKEKIIEKAIGMGASKIGFAKLENVLSDSFSHLKSGISIVVRLSDQIMNDVVDKPTHTYFHHYRTVNFLIDQITLAITTMIQNEGYLAMAVPASQTVKTQIDAYTGIFQHKTAATLAGLGWIGKNACLVTEEFGPRIRLGTVLTNMIFPYDDPIKDSKCGDCNICVTKCPALALKGENWYQGIKRGNLVDAFACSTYMSEQYKDIGRGSVCGLCISSCPRGTKVIRP; encoded by the coding sequence ATGAATTTAAATTTCAAAGAAAAGATAATAGAAAAAGCTATTGGTATGGGTGCTTCTAAGATTGGATTTGCTAAATTAGAGAACGTCTTGTCTGATAGTTTTTCTCACTTAAAATCAGGTATTTCCATTGTTGTTAGATTATCAGATCAGATAATGAATGATGTAGTAGATAAACCAACACATACTTATTTTCATCATTATAGAACAGTAAATTTTTTAATAGATCAGATTACTTTAGCTATAACAACTATGATTCAAAATGAAGGATATCTTGCTATGGCAGTACCAGCTTCTCAAACTGTTAAAACACAAATAGATGCATATACAGGAATTTTCCAGCACAAAACTGCTGCAACTTTGGCAGGCTTAGGATGGATAGGTAAAAATGCTTGTTTAGTGACAGAAGAATTTGGACCAAGAATAAGATTAGGAACCGTATTAACAAATATGATTTTTCCATATGATGATCCGATTAAAGACTCAAAATGTGGTGATTGTAATATTTGTGTAACAAAATGTCCAGCTTTGGCTTTGAAAGGGGAAAATTGGTATCAAGGTATTAAACGAGGCAATTTGGTTGATGCATTTGCATGTAGTACTTATATGAGTGAACAATATAAAGATATAGGTAGAGGATCAGTATGTGGCTTATGTATTTCAAGTTGTCCAAGGGGAACAAAAGTTATTAGGCCATAA